The following proteins come from a genomic window of Sorghum bicolor cultivar BTx623 chromosome 3, Sorghum_bicolor_NCBIv3, whole genome shotgun sequence:
- the LOC8078769 gene encoding MAR-binding filament-like protein 1 produces MGYLVISPSQSPSPPHAFQYASSSSSSSSSGATACRRRARRGGAFVVASAASPLDGGPSPAAAAAAAADAYVLARRVVLLGASAIPFVSLREAAAAPAPVDIVKVYGMSLFEGFVRRKGIDAPRVNREAENCYETFKIGRNSIICRPKEDKIDETKNVPQFEGTKGMAKPEKTQPEGTQVETNTPEARQRESSLQLVQEQPPENPLVGFLGTVGVAASGVLGGLYGTSLQEKKALQSIISSTESKLAENEAALSLMRENYEKRLLEQQAAQKKQSMKFQQQEVSLSGQLASATKTLTSLSEEFRKEKKLAEELRDEIQRLESSITQAGIDKDVLKTKLEEKLGEIDVLQEKISLLSQEIDDKAKHIRELSASLSSKEVDYQKLTAFTNETKRSLELANSRVQQLEEELNTTKNALASKISSIDSLNARLETLNSEKEEADKKINELIQEYTDLKAASETRANHDSKLLSERDDEIKQLEEKLSFALTDSSKYQETIVELNKELDATKMMLENELKAMETLKDSIRSSEEALKTSRTEVSKLSKELEEAKELNEVLVSQISKLQEESNEMQVDLTNKLGEAESLSKALSEDLASVKEMVQKGQEELEATSNELASIVEARDNLKKELLDVYKNLESTTHELVEERKIVTTLNRELEVLAKQLQVDSEARKALEADLDEATKSLDEMNHSALLLSKELEGTHSRNDTLEAEKEMLSKALSEQTKITTEAKENTEDAQNMITRLQTEKESFELRSRHLEEELALAKGEILRLRRQISTNSSQKPRAPPRARGPPETNETLKEQPVNDHNQKSSGVVAGTPQPVKRTVRRRKGSA; encoded by the exons ATGGGCTACCTCGTCATCTCGCCGTCACAGTCGCCGTCTCCGCCGCACGCCTTCCaatacgcctcctcctcctcctc gtcctcgtcctcgggcGCCACCGCCTGCCGTCGCCGCGCGCGGCGAGGCGGGGCCTTCGTCGTTGCGTCGGCCGCCTCGCCGCTCGATGGCGGTCCTtctcccgcggcggcggcggcggccgccgccgatGCCTACGTGCTGGCGCGGCGGGTGGTGCTCCTCGGCGCCTCGGCCATACCGTTCGTCAGCCTCCGTGAAGCTGctgccgcgcccgcgcccgtgGACATCGTGAAGG TTTATGGTATGTCATTGTTCGAAGGGTTTGTTAGAAGAAAGGGGATTGATGCCCCAAGGGTAAATCGTGAAGCTGAGAATTGCTATGAAACTTTCAAGATTGGACGTAATTCCATCATCTGTAGACCTAAGGAGGATAAGATTGATG AGACAAAGAATGTCCCTCAATTTGAAGGGACAAAGGGTATGGCAAAACCTGAAAAAACTCAACCTGAAGGAACTCAGGTTGAAACTAATACTCCTGAAGCTCGTCAGCGTGAATCATCCTTACAGTTGGTGCAAGAACAACCTCCAGAGAATCCACTGGTTGGCTTTCTTGGCACAGTTGGAGTTGCTGCCTCTGGTGTTCTTGGTGGGCTGTACGGCACTTCTCTACAAGAAAAAAAGGCCCTGCAATCAATTATCTCCTCA ACGGAGAGCAAATTGGCTGAAAATGAGGCAGCACTTTCTTTGATGAGGGAAAACTATGAGAAACGGTTACTGGAGCAGCAAGCAGCACAAAAGAAGCAATCTATGAAGTTCCAGCAGCAGGAAGTTTCTCTTTCAGGTCAGTTAGCTTCAGCAACAAAGACTTTGACCTCACTGAGTGAAGAATTCAGAAAGGAGAAGAAATTAGCTGAGGAACTTAGGGATGAAATACAGAGATTAGAGAGTAGTATCACACAAGCTGGCATTGATAAGGATGTGCTTAAAACTAAATTGGAAGAAAAACTTGGTGAGATTGATGTTTTGCAGGAAAAGATAAGTTTACTCAGCCAAGAAATTGATGATAAGGCGAagcacatcagggaactcagtGCATCGCTTTCCTCGAAGGAAGTAGACTACCAAAAGCTGACCGCTTTCACAAATGAAACTAAAAGGAGCCTTGAGCTTGCAAATTCTAGAGTACAACAACTTGAGGAGGAGCTCAATACAACTAAGAATGCTCTCGCTTCAAAGATATCTTCTATTGATTCACTCAATGCTAGACTTGAAACGTTGAACTCTGAAAAGGAAGAAGCTGACAAAAAAATTAACGAGTTAATACAAGAGTATACAGACCTGAAGGCAGCTTCAGAGACAAGGGCAAACCATGATTCCAAACTACTCTCAGAAAGAGATGATGAGATAAAACAGCTTGAAGAAAAACTGTCTTTTGCATTAACTGACTCTAGCAAATATCAAGAAACAATTGTTGAGTTGAACAAGGAGTTGGAtgctaccaaaatgatgctagagAATGAACTTAAGGCCATGGAAACTTTAAAAGATTCTATTCGATCATCTGAAGAGGCTCTAAAGACTTCCAGAACTGAGGTTTCCAAACTTTCCAAGGAGCTTGAGGAGGCAAAAGAATTGAATGAGGTCCTGGTATCACAAATTTCTAAACTCCAAGAGGAGTCCAATGAAATGCAAGTAGATCTCACTAATAAACTAGGAGAGGCAGAATCATTATCCAAAGCTCTGTCAGAAGATTTGGCTTCAGTAAAGGAAATGGTTCAAAAGGGACAAGAAGAACTTGAAGCCACCTCTAATGAGCTGGCATCTATTGTTGAAGCTCGTGACAACTTGAAGAAAGAATTGCTGGATGTGTACAAGAATTTGGAGTCCACCACACATGAGCTTGTTGAGGAAAGGAAAATTGTGACAACCTTAAATAGGGAACTTGAAGTGTTGGCGAAACAGTTGCAGGTAGATTCCGAAGCAAGAAAAGCTCTTGAAGCAGACCTGGATGAGGCAACAAAGTCACTAGATGAGATGAACCATAGTGCATTGTTACTGTCTAAAGAACTTGAGGGCACTCATTCTAGGAATGACACTCTTGAAGCTGAGAAAGAAATGCTATCCAAGGCTCTATCTGAACAAACGAAAATCACAACTGAAGCTAAGGAAAACACTGAGGATGCTCAGAATATGATCACAAGGCTTCAGACAGAGAAGGAGAGCTTTGAATTGAGGTCTAGACATCTTGAAGAGGAATTGGCGTTAGCAAAGGGTGAGATACTGCGCCTAAGGAGGCAGATTAGTACAAACAGTTCTCAGAAACCAAGAGCACCTCCCCGAGCAAGAGGACCACCAGAGACTAATGAAACTTTGAAGGAGCAACCTGTGAATGACCATAATCAGAAGAGCAGTGGAGTTGTTGCTGGAACTCCGCAGCCTGTGAAAAGGACTGTAAGGAGAAGAAAAGGTAGCGCATAA